Proteins found in one Lepeophtheirus salmonis chromosome 9, UVic_Lsal_1.4, whole genome shotgun sequence genomic segment:
- the LOC121124330 gene encoding peptidyl-prolyl cis-trans isomerase H codes for MSSSSGSSTFHSWSQIVSFLRHPSNPVVFFDINVGNAQIGRIVMELFADVCPKTAENFRKFCTGEYQKDGVPLGYKGASFHRVIKDFMIQGGDFVNGDGTGCMSVFGPTFADENFMLKHDSPGLLSMANSGKDTNGCQFFITCAKCDFLDAKHVVFGRIIDGLLIMRKIENVPTGPNNKPKIDVVISQCGQM; via the exons ATGTCATCTTCCTCAGGGTCTTCGACCTTCCATTCCTGGTCACAAATAGTATCCTTTCTACGACATCCCTCAAATCCTGTAGTATTCTTTGACATCAATGTTGGCAATGCTCAAATTGGACGGATCGTTATGGAGCTTTTTGCAGATGTGTGTCCTAAGACGGCAGAGAATTTCAGAAAGTTTTGCACGGGGGAATATCAAAAGGACGGAGTTCCTCTTGGATATAAAGGTGCATCCTTCCATAGAGTTATAAAGGATTTCATGATACAg GGAGGGGATTTCGTTAATGGTGATGGGACAGGTTGTATGTCAGTCTTTGGTCCTACCTTCGCAGATGAGAATTTCATGCTCAAACACGATTCTCCAGGGCTTTTGTCCATGGCAAATTCAGGAAAGGATACGAATGGATGTCAGTTTTTTATCACATGTGCAAAGTGTGATTTCTTAGACGCTAAACACGTTGTCTTTGGACGAATTATTGATGGTCTTCTCATTatgagaaaaatagaaaatgtgcCTACTGGAccaaataataaaccaaaaattgatGTAGTTATTTCACAATGTGGGCAGATGTGA